A single Fusarium oxysporum Fo47 chromosome IV, complete sequence DNA region contains:
- a CDS encoding P-loop containing nucleoside triphosphate hydrolase protein: MSWPLSPSVSFLYSFFCSIQLNMVNQEKTVDSSSQSEKDKESTTSPKATPRPPPILCLGAPRTGSASLMKALQILGYPNVHHGWEAAELEELQWQWPIFDRACDATFINIPTYRGKPFSRAEWDEVFGEYDAVSDVASFFAESLIPAYPDAKVILVERDIEKWFPSMHAVVKSSTSPIRRKLGAKIGDLSGFLSPRPCNKLHQGWTRAPSPNDVIEYLKPAYVRHNKYIRDTVPKEQLLDFKLSDGWEPLCQFLGKEVPDVPFPHVNDSKEYAERGKRLGNKMIKLALRNLIFPCLRPEPITRP, translated from the coding sequence ATGAGCTGGCCACTTTCCCCCTCTGTCAGCTTTCTCTACTCATTCTTTTGCAGTATACAACTGAACATGGTTAACCAAGAAAAGACCGTCGACTCGTCGTCGCAGAgcgagaaggacaaggagtCGACGACTTCGCCGAAAGCGACGCCTCGACCTCCGCCAATTCTATGCCTTGGCGCCCCCCGCACTGGTTCAGCGTCACTTATGAAAGCGCTGCAAATTCTTGGATATCCCAACGTGCACCATGGCTGGGAAGctgctgagcttgaggaactTCAATGGCAATGGCCCATTTTCGACAGAGCGTGCGACGCGACGTTTATCAATATTCCAACATACCGCGGCAAACCATTCTCCCGCGCTGAATGGGATGAAGTGTTCGGAGAATACGATGCCGTATCGGATGTCGCTTCTTTCTTCGCTGAGTCGCTGATCCCAGCTTATCCCGATGCCAAAGTCATTCTTGTCGAGCGCGATATCGAGAAGTGGTTTCCCAGCATGCACGCCGTTGTCAAGAGCTCTACAAGTCCCATCCGACGAAAGCTTGGAGCCAAGATTGGTGATCTTTCGGGATTTTTGAGTCCAAGACCATGCAACAAGCTTCATCAGGGCTGGACGAGAGCTCCTTCTCCCAACGACGTGATCGAATACCTCAAGCCAGCATATGTCAGGCATAATAAGTACATCAGAGATACCGTACCAAAGGAGCAGCTTTTGGACTTCAAGCTTTCAGATGGCTGGGAGCCGTTGTGTCAGTTTCTGGGAAAGGAAGTTCCTGATGTGCCGTTTCCGCACGTCAATGATTCGAAGGAGTATGCGGAGAGGGGTAAGAGGTTGGGAAATAAGATGATCAAGCTTGCTTTGAGAAACCTCATCTTTCCTTGCTTGCGTCCTGAGCCTATCACCAGGCCCTGA
- a CDS encoding amino acid/polyamine transporter I, whose amino-acid sequence MTSSTQEGALQQRLSTLTMVAMAFAILNTWIALAGTMAYILPSGGSVSFIYGFIVCVLCNLALAASLGEMAALWPTAGGQYHFMYAICTPRWKRPMSFFIGWTNIAGWLTVVTTQAFFAAQLVSAAAVVASNNAYEATQWKTHLFFLAILTFGTVGNVWGNKILGRWNDMALYWSVLSVVIMSIILLSMSPKTDARQVFTEFRNETGWSDGVAWILGLLQSALSLIGFDVVLHLTEEMPNPSRDAPRAMMLAIVIGDPATILASNTGMPIVELFLQSTKSRAAATILALMLSVCFINGTSASITSASRLLYAMARDKGIICHNYFAHIEPKLDVPVRTITLCFIFNVLFGLLYLGPAVAFSAYIASCTIFLNVSYAGPVVALLVRGRGILKEYQTRKTPARMGLRTGAVVNAIASVFVIVITIFFCFPTALPVSANTMNYVSAVVGVFYLLLALYWMVYGKTFEGPNFEAIIGQPLQIKGEHEPEAVHEKSSTSTKA is encoded by the exons atgacttcttcaacgcAGGAGGGCGCATTGCAGCAGCGTCTCTCGACTTTGACAATGGTTGCTATGGCCTTTGCCATTCTCAA CACATGGATCGCACTCGCCGGTACCATGGCTTACATTCTCCCGTCTGGGGGTTCGGTTTCGTTTATCTATGGATTCATAGTCTGCGTTCTTTGTAACTTGGCTCTTGCTGCTAGCCTTGGAGAAATGGCTGCACTTTGGCCAACTGCAG GTGGACAGTATCACTTCATGTACGCCATTTGTACACCGCGATGGAAACGACCTATG AGTTTCTTCATTGGATGGACCAACATTGCTGGTTGGTTGACTGTCGTCACAACCCAAGCCTTCTTTGCTG CTCAGCTAGTATCCGCCGCAGCCGTCGTCGCTTCGAATAACGCATACGAGGCAACTCAATGGAAGACAcatctcttcttccttgccatTCTTACCTTCGGAACGGTCGGCAACGTCTGGGGAAACAAGATCCTTGGCCGTTGGAATGACATGGCTC TATATTGGTCTGTGCTCTCGGTCGTTATTATGAGCATCATCCTCCTTTCCATGTCTCCCAAGACAGATGCTCGTCAAGTCTTTACAGAGTTTAGAAACGAGACTGGTTGGTCAGATGGTGTCGCTTGGATCCTTGGCTTACTTCAATCTGCCTTGTCCCTCATCGGCTTTGACGTTGTCTTGCATCTAACTGAAGAGATGCCCAACCCTTCGAGGGATGCACCTCGAGCTATGATGCTAGCTATAGTCATTGGCG ACCCAGCAACAATCCTCGCCTCCAACACAGGCATGCCCATCGTTGAACTCTTCCTCCAAAGCACAAAGAGTCGCGCCGCAGCAACCATCTTGGCCCTGATGCTAAGCGTCTGTTTCATCAACGGCACATCAGCCAGCATCACCAGTGCCAGTCGTCTTCTCTACGCCATGGCTAGAGACAAGGGTATCATCTGCCATAACTACTTTGCGCACATTGAACCGAAGCTCGATGTCCCCGTCCGCACAATTACCTTGTGTTTCATTTTCAACGTCCTCTTTGGGCTCTTGTATCTTGGTCCTGCTGTGGCTTTCAGTGCTTACATTGCTTCGTGCACTATCTTCCTCAACGTCTCTTATGCCGGACCTGTCGTTGCGTTATTGGTCAGAGGCAGAGGTATTCTCAAGGAGTACCAGACAAGGAAGACGCCAGCCAGGATGGGCTTGAGGACTGGTGCTGTTGTCAATGCCATTGCGAGTGTCtttgtcatcgtcatcaccatc TTTTTCTGTTTTCCGACTGCCCTTCCTGTATCAGCTAACACCATGA ACTACGTTTCCGCTGTCGTTGGCGTTTTCTACTTACTTCTTGCTTTATACTGGATGGTCTATGGTAAGACCTTCGAAGGCCCT AACTTCGAGGCCATCATTGGGCAACCTTTGCAGATAAAAGGGGAGCATGAGCCGGAAGCAGTGCATGAGaaatcttcaacttcaacaaagGCCTGA
- a CDS encoding OPT oligopeptide transporter protein-domain-containing protein: protein MVAETVVPDRVPEDTLQPRYDEKEPHFDMDLKSEADSEDDRIIDLFSSFPPAKGVEHEPNPLTARAVIVGIILGSLVNASNVYLGLKTGFTFPATMFGAIFGYGFILMLTKSLPHVPILGGKFGPQENSIIQAAATGAGGMSGVFVAGLPAMYRLDLLSDDPKKDFGRILTITFVCAFFGLFAAVPLRRFFIINVARELNLVFPTPTATAMTIRSMHAVGSGAADALRKIKALGIAFIIALLIICVGQYADGILHNWHIFTWFYVWSGYTASGLLEPENWGWYIQLTPAFFGSGILVGLNAAVSWWGGTVVAWGLIGPLLVHYGECIGIAVGEGKWEGITRFSVMTGVDDPDYVPSPRYWMLWPGVMVLMVYSLIEFFLHGKVVWDGIKFAVHESARSINNRLQARGHSNAWFAKQAAKADADGGVEDFASAQEQVPTWVWVAGTLAALVLAMIVSEVQFHMNAGLALLACILGVIFAFMSIYGGAVTDCAPLTASAKASQLVYGGITKNHFAIKDAQRINLVAGNIASGTADVANSLVSDFRVGFLLKTPPKLQFYAQAMGTVVSVFLAPGIFVLFMSAYPCVYRPSDDPADICPFAAPSVAAWQAVATAVTMPSIPIPKSSAYFSIAMGILCAVQAIVKHFWLVGSREKYRDWLPNWMSVGVAWVLGPDSGYANAILFGSITAWWWRKWFNNHFEMYAFAIAAGLIAGEGFGGVINAALELGKVSGSFKGTEIALPGAEW, encoded by the exons ATGGTCGCCGAAACAGTCGTCCCTGATCGTGTGCCTGAGGATACCCTCCAGCCTCGCTACGATGAGAAGGAGCCTCATTTCGACATGGACCTCAAGTCCGAGGCCGACAGCGAAGATGATCGTATTATCGACCTGTTCTCCAGCTTCCCTCCTGCAAAGGGTGTCGAGCATGAGCCTAACCCTTTGACTGCTCGTGCTGTCATTGTCGGTATCATTCTCGGCTCTCTCGTCAACGCCTCCAACGTCTATCTCG GCCTCAAGACTGGTTTCACTTTCCCCGCTACCATGTTTGGTGCCATCTTCGGTTATGGCTTCATCCTCATGTTGACAAAGTCCCTCCCTCACGTCCCCATCCTCGGCGGCAAATTCGGTCCCCAAGAGAACTCCATCATCCAAGCCGCTGCCACTGGCGCTGGTGGTATGTCCGGTGTCTTCGTCGCCGGTCTCCCCGCCATGTACCGTCTCGACCTCCTCTCCGACGACCCCAAGAAGGACTTTGGCCGTATCCTCACCATCACTTTCGTCTGCGCCTTCTTCGGTCTCTTCGCTGCTGTCCCTCTCCGACgattcttcatcatcaacgtcgCGAGAGAGCTTAACCTCGTCTTCCCTACGCCTACTGCTACCGCTATGACTATTCGATCCATGCACGCTGTTGGATCCGGTGCGGCTGATGCGCTCCGAAAGATCAAGGCTCTGGGTATTGCTTTCATCATTGCTCTGCTCATCATCTGTGTTGGGCAGTATGCCGATGGTATTCTTCACAACTGGCACATCTTCACCTGGTTCTACGTCTGGTCTGGATACACCGCCAGCGGTCTTCTTGAGCCTGAGAACTGGGGTTGGTACATCCAGCTCACTCCCGCTTTCTTCGGCTCCGGTATCCTCGTCGGTCTCAACGCCGCTGTCTCTTGGTGGGGTGGTACCGTCGTCGCCTGGGGTCTCATCGGTCCTCTTCTCGTTCACTATGGTGAGTGCATTGGTATTGCCGTCGGTGAGGGTAAGTGGGAAGGCATCACTCGATTCAGCGTTATGACTGGTGTCGACGACCCCGACTACGTCCCCTCTCCCCGATACTGGATGCTCTGGCCCGGTGTCATGGTCCTCATGGTCTACTCTCTCATTGAGTTCTTCCTCCACGGAAAGGTTGTCTGGGATGGTATCAAGTTCGCCGTCCACGAGTCTGCTCgctccatcaacaacagacTCCAGGCTCGTGGTCACAGCAACGCGTGGTTCGCTAAGCAGGCAGCCAAGGCTGATGCCgacggtggtgttgaggacTTTGCTTCCGCTCAGGAGCAGGTCCCTACTTGGGTCTGGGTCGCTGGTACCCTCGCTGCTCTCGTTCTCGCCATGATTGTCAGTGAGGTTCAGTTCCACATGAACGCTGGTCTTGCTCTCCTCGCCTGTATCCTCGGTGTCATCTTCGCTTTCATGTCCATCTATGGTGGCGCTGTCACCGACTGTGCTCCTCTTACTGCTTCCGCCAAGGCTTCCCAGCTTGTCTACGGTGGTATCACCAAGAACCACTTCGCCATCAAGGACGCCCAGCGAATCAACCTTGTTGCCGGTAACATTGCTTCCGGTACTGCTGATGTTGCCAACTCTCTCGTCAGCGACTTCCGAGTTGGTTTCCTCCTCAAGACTCCTCCCAAGCTGCAGTTCTACGCCCAGGCCATGGGTACTGTCGTCTCCGTCTTCCTTGCCCCCGGtatcttcgtcctcttcatgTCTGCCTACCCCTGCGTCTACCGACCCAGCGACGATCCCGCTGATATCTGCCCCTTCGCTGCTCCCTCCGTCGCTGCTTGGCAAGCTGTCGCTACTGCTGTCACCATGCCCAGCATCCCTATCCCCAAGTCCTCCGCCTACTTCTCCATTGCCATGGGTATTCTCTGCGCTGTCCAGGCTATCGTCAAGCACTTTTGGCTCGTCGGTTCTCGCGAGAAGTACCGTGACTGGCTCCCCAACTGGATGTCCGTTGGTGTTGCCTGGGTTCTCGGCCCCGACTCCGGATATGCCAACGCCATTCTCT TTGGCTCTATCACTGCTTGGTGGTGGCGCAAGTGGTTCAACAACCACTTTGAAATGTATGCTTTCGCGATCGCCGCTGGTTTGATCGCCGGAGAAGGATTCGGTGGTGTCATCAACGCCGCCCTCGAGCTTGGAAAGGTCAGCGGTTCTTTCAAGGGAACCGAGATTGCTCTGCCCGGTGCTGAGTGGTAA